In the Paramormyrops kingsleyae isolate MSU_618 chromosome 6, PKINGS_0.4, whole genome shotgun sequence genome, one interval contains:
- the mrgbp gene encoding MRG/MORF4L-binding protein isoform X3: MGEAEAAQPDDKHVDSGVCPGEDPVIWSQEVEVCLFHAMLGHKPVGVNRHFHMICIRDKFSQNIGRQVSSKVIWDHLGTMYDMQALHESEILPFPNSERSFVLPEEIIQEVKEGKLVADDEVKEETKEEREPPSAHEEGPVWVPVWLARSLRGSNSSVKMSEKASHRDKERDREKASGDISAKDAADKRKRNRATEKVLSSNSNPSSPGGAKRRRT; the protein is encoded by the exons ATGGGGGAAGCTGAAGCAGCGCAACCGGACGATAAACACGTAGATTCAGGGGTCTGTCCTGGTGAAGACCCGGTAATATGGAGCCAAGAAGTGGAGGTGTGTCTCTTCCACGCCATGCTGGGCCACAAGCCCGTCG GAGTAAATCGTCACTTCCATATGATATGTATTCGGGATAAATTTAGCCAGAACATTGGAAGACAGGTGTCATCAAAAGTCATTTGGGACCATCTGGGAACAATGTACGACATGCAGGCTCTG CATGAATCCGAAATCTTGCCATTTCCCAACTCTGAAAGGAGTTTTGTTCTACCAGAGGAGATCATACAAGAAGTGAAAGAag GTAAGCTGGTGGCAGACGATGAAGTCAAGGAAGAGACGAAGGAGGAGAGGGAGCCACCATCGGCACACGAAGAAGGTCC GGTCTGGGTCCCAGTTTGGCTGGCCAGGAGTTTGAGAG GCAGCAACTCGTCGGTGAAGATGAGCGAGAAGGCCAGCCACAGAGacaaggagagagacagagagaaggcTTCCGGTGACATCTCGGCCAAGGATGCGGCAGACAAGCGGAAGAGGAACCGGGCCACTGAGAAGGTGCTCAGTTCCAACAGCAACCCCTCCAGTCCCGGAGGAGCCAAGCGGCGCAGAACGTAG
- the mrgbp gene encoding MRG/MORF4L-binding protein isoform X1 codes for MGEAEAAQPDDKHVDSGVCPGEDPVIWSQEVEVCLFHAMLGHKPVGVNRHFHMICIRDKFSQNIGRQVSSKVIWDHLGTMYDMQALHESEILPFPNSERSFVLPEEIIQEVKEGKLVADDEVKEETKEEREPPSAHEEGSNSSVKMSEKASHRDKERDREKASGDISAKDAADKRKRNRATEKVLSSNSNPSSPGGAKRRRT; via the exons ATGGGGGAAGCTGAAGCAGCGCAACCGGACGATAAACACGTAGATTCAGGGGTCTGTCCTGGTGAAGACCCGGTAATATGGAGCCAAGAAGTGGAGGTGTGTCTCTTCCACGCCATGCTGGGCCACAAGCCCGTCG GAGTAAATCGTCACTTCCATATGATATGTATTCGGGATAAATTTAGCCAGAACATTGGAAGACAGGTGTCATCAAAAGTCATTTGGGACCATCTGGGAACAATGTACGACATGCAGGCTCTG CATGAATCCGAAATCTTGCCATTTCCCAACTCTGAAAGGAGTTTTGTTCTACCAGAGGAGATCATACAAGAAGTGAAAGAag GTAAGCTGGTGGCAGACGATGAAGTCAAGGAAGAGACGAAGGAGGAGAGGGAGCCACCATCGGCACACGAAGAAG GCAGCAACTCGTCGGTGAAGATGAGCGAGAAGGCCAGCCACAGAGacaaggagagagacagagagaaggcTTCCGGTGACATCTCGGCCAAGGATGCGGCAGACAAGCGGAAGAGGAACCGGGCCACTGAGAAGGTGCTCAGTTCCAACAGCAACCCCTCCAGTCCCGGAGGAGCCAAGCGGCGCAGAACGTAG
- the mrgbp gene encoding MRG/MORF4L-binding protein isoform X2, with translation MGEAEAAQPDDKHVDSGVCPGEDPVIWSQEVEVCLFHAMLGHKPVGVNRHFHMICIRDKFSQNIGRQVSSKVIWDHLGTMYDMQALHESEILPFPNSERSFVLPEEIIQEVKEGKLVADDEVKEETKEEREPPSAHEEGLGPSLAGQEFERQQLVGEDEREGQPQRQGERQREGFR, from the exons ATGGGGGAAGCTGAAGCAGCGCAACCGGACGATAAACACGTAGATTCAGGGGTCTGTCCTGGTGAAGACCCGGTAATATGGAGCCAAGAAGTGGAGGTGTGTCTCTTCCACGCCATGCTGGGCCACAAGCCCGTCG GAGTAAATCGTCACTTCCATATGATATGTATTCGGGATAAATTTAGCCAGAACATTGGAAGACAGGTGTCATCAAAAGTCATTTGGGACCATCTGGGAACAATGTACGACATGCAGGCTCTG CATGAATCCGAAATCTTGCCATTTCCCAACTCTGAAAGGAGTTTTGTTCTACCAGAGGAGATCATACAAGAAGTGAAAGAag GTAAGCTGGTGGCAGACGATGAAGTCAAGGAAGAGACGAAGGAGGAGAGGGAGCCACCATCGGCACACGAAGAAG GTCTGGGTCCCAGTTTGGCTGGCCAGGAGTTTGAGAG GCAGCAACTCGTCGGTGAAGATGAGCGAGAAGGCCAGCCACAGAGacaaggagagagacagagagaaggcTTCCGGTGA
- the LOC111857356 gene encoding DNA-binding protein inhibitor ID-1-like codes for MKVIGSTCALKNKVGSEDVVRCLSDQSLAISKCKIPLLDEQMNVFLHDMNSCYSKLKELVPTLPPNKKASKMEILQHVIYYIWDLQVELDSPEMSRQQPSNGSTLSRTPLTTLNAELKSVSVENGCTDDRILCR; via the exons ATGAAAGTTATCGGATCTACCTGCGCACTGAAGAACAAGGTTGGCAGCGAGGACGTCGTGCGGTGCCTGTCCGACCAGAGCCTTGCCATCTCTAAATGCAAAATCCCGCTTCTGGACGAGCAGATGAACGTATTTCTTCACGACATGAACAGCTGCTACAGCAAGCTGAAGGAACTCGTGCCTACTCTGCCACCTAACAAGAAAGCCAGCAAGATGGAGATCCTGCAGCACGTCATTTATTACATCTGGGACCTCCAGGTAGAGCTCGACTCGCCGGAGATGAGCCGTCAACAACCTAGCAATGGATCAACCCTCAGCCGCACTCCACTGACAACCCTAAACGCAGAGCTGAAGAGCGTCTCTGTCGAG AATGGATGCACCGACGACAGAATTCTGTGCCGCTGA